A single genomic interval of Chitinophaga sp. 180180018-3 harbors:
- a CDS encoding DUF5074 domain-containing protein produces the protein MRYKTLCTLAIVALAACRKGDQVVPTVETPVTTPTPNSAIAGFYLLNEGNMGTNKASLDYFDYHTGFYNKNVYTKINPDVVKELGDVGNDIQIYGAKMYAVINTSDKVEVMEATTAKRLGQINIPNCRYVTFANGKAYISSYAGPVQITPNAPIGYVAEVDTATLQITRKVIVGYQPEEMAAVGNKLYVANSGGYRVPNYDSTVSVIDLTTFKEIKKIDVAINLDRLKADQYGDIYVTSRGDYRKIPSRLFLIDTQTDAVKQQFPIAASNLWISGDTAYVYGSEYNYNTYKWTITYNMLNVKTNTLLNKNFISDGTEQSIRMPYGVAVNPVTKEILVADASDFVSSGTLYCFDPSGKKKWSVITGQIPGHIVFRR, from the coding sequence ATGAGATATAAAACATTATGCACACTCGCTATAGTAGCACTGGCCGCCTGCCGCAAGGGCGATCAGGTAGTACCTACCGTGGAAACACCTGTAACAACGCCAACTCCCAATTCCGCTATTGCAGGATTCTATCTGCTGAATGAAGGAAATATGGGTACCAACAAAGCTTCCCTCGATTATTTCGATTACCATACCGGGTTTTATAACAAGAACGTATATACGAAAATAAATCCCGATGTGGTGAAAGAGCTCGGCGATGTAGGAAATGATATTCAGATATATGGCGCCAAAATGTACGCCGTTATCAACACCTCCGATAAGGTGGAAGTAATGGAAGCCACTACTGCCAAACGTCTTGGGCAGATCAATATTCCCAACTGCCGCTATGTTACTTTCGCTAACGGTAAAGCCTATATCAGTTCTTATGCAGGCCCTGTGCAGATCACACCCAACGCACCTATTGGTTACGTAGCAGAAGTAGATACTGCTACATTACAAATCACCCGCAAGGTGATTGTGGGTTATCAACCGGAAGAAATGGCCGCAGTGGGCAACAAGCTTTATGTGGCTAATTCAGGCGGCTACCGCGTTCCGAATTACGACAGTACCGTATCTGTGATAGATCTGACTACTTTTAAAGAGATAAAGAAAATAGATGTGGCCATTAACCTCGACCGGCTAAAGGCTGATCAATATGGCGATATCTATGTCACTTCCCGGGGCGATTACCGGAAAATTCCTTCCAGGCTTTTCCTCATCGACACCCAAACCGATGCCGTGAAACAGCAGTTCCCTATTGCAGCGAGCAACCTCTGGATCTCCGGCGACACAGCCTATGTATACGGATCTGAATACAACTACAATACCTACAAATGGACGATCACCTATAACATGCTCAATGTAAAAACGAACACACTGTTGAATAAAAATTTCATCAGCGATGGTACAGAACAATCCATCCGTATGCCATATGGCGTTGCCGTAAATCCTGTTACGAAGGAGATACTCGTTGCTGATGCCAGCGACTTCGTTTCTTCCGGTACGCTTTACTGCTTTGATCCTTCCGGCAAAAAGAAATGGTCGGTGATCACCGGCCAGATCCCCGGACATATCGTATTCAGGCGCTAA
- a CDS encoding DUF1801 domain-containing protein: MEMTFTATQLLAQYDDAVGTLGMELRAFLLRHLPGIVEFPDAAARVVGYGYGTGYTQMICTIIPSKKGIKLGFYKGRELPDPGGLLSGSGKVHAYAAIRSADDLAQPALLQLLEEAVKAYKQRTKK, from the coding sequence ATGGAAATGACTTTTACCGCCACACAGCTGCTTGCGCAATACGACGATGCCGTCGGTACTCTGGGCATGGAATTACGCGCTTTCCTGCTCCGGCACCTCCCGGGAATCGTCGAGTTCCCCGATGCGGCCGCCCGTGTTGTCGGGTATGGCTACGGTACCGGCTATACGCAGATGATCTGCACCATTATCCCCTCTAAGAAAGGGATTAAGCTGGGTTTCTACAAAGGCCGCGAATTGCCTGACCCCGGCGGGCTGCTGAGCGGATCGGGTAAGGTGCATGCATATGCAGCCATCCGGTCCGCAGACGACCTGGCGCAACCGGCGCTGCTGCAATTGCTGGAGGAAGCCGTGAAGGCGTATAAGCAACGAACAAAAAAGTGA
- a CDS encoding DJ-1/PfpI family protein, with amino-acid sequence MKNRKLIYGTLAVTGLLVVWLFEACAPIREFMHWKPYEGAHHFSYPRPGFDPAKKTVVLVADNEGTEIFDLMAPYYLFHATGKANVYVVAEKKQPVIMRKGCFLLPHFSFAEFDSSGIRADVVVIPNLSAMDARHQSPVIIHWIQQHYTDSTVVLSVCDGALTAAATGIYDGKPLTTHASDYKAIRQQYSKPLWVNNTRITHSGNLFSTAGVSNATDGSLAVISALFGSATKAQVMEKIHFTPEQTAHQSIPVGFSHKLTIGRKVLFSKNKHIGVLLQNGANELELAAVLDTYNRTFPRSIESFVLTGNSITTGYGLVLLPTASLHQAHLNELHVLRPADMKGYAGDAEIVSYPQPGEQYIIDQCLHRIHEQYGKKYTAVVRLLLDYN; translated from the coding sequence GTGAAAAATAGAAAATTGATCTACGGCACACTGGCGGTTACCGGTCTGCTGGTGGTGTGGCTATTTGAAGCCTGCGCCCCTATTCGTGAATTTATGCATTGGAAACCTTACGAGGGCGCCCATCACTTCAGCTACCCACGACCCGGGTTTGATCCGGCGAAAAAAACAGTAGTATTGGTGGCAGATAACGAAGGCACCGAAATATTCGATCTGATGGCGCCTTATTATCTCTTTCATGCCACCGGGAAAGCCAATGTATACGTAGTAGCAGAAAAAAAGCAACCGGTGATCATGAGAAAAGGCTGCTTCCTGCTTCCCCATTTCTCGTTCGCGGAATTCGACTCCTCCGGCATCCGGGCCGATGTGGTGGTGATCCCCAATCTTTCTGCCATGGATGCCCGGCACCAAAGTCCTGTCATTATCCACTGGATACAACAACATTATACCGATTCAACCGTGGTATTGTCTGTTTGCGATGGCGCGCTCACAGCCGCTGCCACCGGCATCTACGATGGAAAGCCACTTACCACCCACGCATCGGACTATAAAGCCATCCGGCAGCAATACAGCAAGCCTTTATGGGTGAACAACACGCGCATCACCCACAGCGGTAATCTCTTCAGTACTGCCGGCGTTTCCAATGCCACGGATGGAAGTCTTGCTGTAATCAGTGCATTATTCGGATCAGCCACCAAAGCACAGGTCATGGAAAAGATTCACTTCACGCCGGAGCAAACAGCCCACCAGAGCATTCCTGTGGGCTTCTCTCATAAGCTCACTATCGGACGAAAAGTACTTTTCAGCAAAAACAAACATATAGGCGTATTACTGCAAAACGGCGCCAATGAGCTGGAGCTGGCAGCAGTACTCGATACCTATAATAGGACTTTCCCCCGGTCCATCGAAAGTTTTGTATTAACCGGCAACAGTATTACCACCGGCTATGGTCTTGTGCTGCTGCCTACGGCCAGCCTGCATCAAGCTCACCTCAATGAACTGCATGTACTGCGGCCTGCTGATATGAAGGGTTATGCCGGCGATGCGGAAATAGTTTCCTATCCGCAGCCGGGAGAACAATATATCATAGATCAATGTCTTCACCGGATCCATGAACAATACGGTAAAAAATACACCGCTGTCGTAAGGCTTTTATTGGATTATAATTAG
- a CDS encoding helix-turn-helix domain-containing protein, which yields MGFQLEKRFELARTYLLDREKTISEIAYMLGYSSIQHFSKAFRKKYGVAPGKLRKA from the coding sequence ATGGGTTTTCAATTAGAGAAGCGTTTCGAACTGGCGAGAACATACCTGCTCGACCGGGAGAAGACGATAAGCGAGATAGCATATATGCTCGGTTATTCTTCCATACAACATTTCAGCAAAGCATTCAGGAAAAAGTATGGAGTAGCGCCGGGAAAATTACGCAAGGCATAA
- a CDS encoding PKD domain-containing protein has product MKKRYLLAFMLTAIIGGSCSKEDRVSINTPDEATADRMKWLKISPSVNASDNAQYTWTWGNDTIGTSRNLMYAFDSTGSFSIQLTVTNGNSVVATKSIKVNVSAPATAYKNAVTKVFDFFPAPGQFVNKLPEWKTGDKDQQMADHALAALAQENIVTLGGFGGYVVMGFDHTIINKPGKKNLLILGNAFPNNAEPGVIMVSADVNGNGLPDDEWYEIAGSEYNNPKTIKNYQITYYKPDENKAKVTDPNDTWSSDLQYIRWEDNQGKSGYLTKNVFHDQSYYPLWKGNSITFTGTRLPDDQIKNTSSDPNMQYWVSPAFPWGYVDNVANDDENAKIKLDWAVDKNGKPVKLYGIDFIKVYSSIRKEAGWLGENSTEVGGVRDLNLK; this is encoded by the coding sequence ATGAAAAAAAGGTACTTACTTGCTTTTATGTTAACTGCCATTATCGGAGGAAGTTGTTCCAAAGAAGACAGGGTTTCTATCAATACCCCGGACGAAGCGACGGCAGACCGTATGAAATGGCTGAAAATAAGCCCTTCTGTTAACGCGTCCGACAACGCGCAATACACCTGGACCTGGGGAAATGATACCATCGGTACTTCCCGTAACCTGATGTATGCTTTCGATTCCACCGGCAGCTTCTCCATTCAGCTGACAGTTACCAATGGCAACAGCGTAGTGGCCACCAAAAGCATTAAAGTAAATGTAAGCGCCCCGGCTACTGCCTACAAAAATGCAGTCACCAAAGTATTCGACTTCTTCCCTGCTCCCGGCCAGTTTGTGAATAAACTGCCGGAATGGAAAACAGGCGATAAAGATCAACAAATGGCAGATCATGCCCTTGCCGCACTGGCACAGGAAAATATTGTCACCCTTGGCGGCTTCGGCGGCTATGTGGTAATGGGCTTCGATCATACCATTATCAACAAACCAGGTAAAAAAAATCTCCTCATACTTGGCAATGCATTTCCTAACAATGCTGAACCAGGCGTTATCATGGTATCGGCAGATGTAAACGGCAACGGACTGCCGGATGATGAATGGTATGAAATTGCGGGCTCTGAATACAACAACCCCAAAACCATCAAAAACTACCAGATCACCTATTATAAACCGGACGAAAACAAAGCCAAAGTAACAGACCCAAACGATACCTGGTCCAGCGATCTGCAATACATCCGTTGGGAAGATAACCAGGGCAAATCAGGCTACCTGACCAAAAACGTATTTCACGACCAATCCTATTATCCGCTGTGGAAAGGCAACAGCATTACCTTCACCGGTACCCGCCTGCCCGATGATCAGATCAAAAACACTTCCTCTGATCCAAACATGCAGTACTGGGTATCTCCGGCTTTCCCCTGGGGATATGTAGATAACGTTGCCAACGACGATGAAAATGCCAAAATAAAACTCGACTGGGCAGTCGACAAAAACGGCAAACCGGTAAAACTTTACGGTATTGATTTCATCAAAGTGTACTCCAGCATTCGTAAAGAAGCCGGATGGTTAGGTGAGAATTCTACCGAAGTAGGAGGCGTAAGGGATTTGAATCTGAAATAG
- a CDS encoding nuclear transport factor 2 family protein: protein MMKIALSALLCCQFFFGTAVLAQTAADRASLNKATAAIRDAFARGDVAAITALHHPDVVKYFGGKNVVNGRTELTKGLRQMFANATMEFIGNEVESSVITGTTAIETSIFEIKVTPKSGGAPTISRGRSMVVYVKDESSPTGWLSLREMAQEAPPKE, encoded by the coding sequence ATGATGAAAATAGCTTTATCAGCATTGCTATGCTGCCAGTTTTTTTTCGGAACAGCCGTGTTGGCTCAGACAGCTGCCGACAGAGCGTCGCTCAACAAGGCAACTGCTGCCATACGCGATGCTTTTGCCCGTGGCGATGTGGCGGCCATAACTGCCCTGCATCACCCGGATGTAGTCAAGTATTTCGGCGGAAAGAACGTCGTAAACGGACGGACAGAACTGACCAAAGGATTGCGGCAGATGTTTGCCAATGCTACCATGGAATTCATCGGGAATGAAGTGGAAAGTTCTGTTATCACCGGAACAACAGCCATTGAAACTTCCATTTTTGAAATTAAGGTAACACCTAAATCCGGGGGCGCTCCTACTATCTCCCGGGGACGCTCGATGGTGGTATACGTCAAAGATGAAAGCAGCCCCACAGGCTGGCTTTCGCTTCGGGAAATGGCCCAGGAAGCGCCCCCGAAAGAATAG
- a CDS encoding TonB-dependent receptor, translating to MRFNERTCSGTDLCLYLVLVICCFPLTLSAQENNRHNGADTTRSRNLREVSVTAPRSTGEVSPGQKMQATEISRLGTHSVADAIRFFSGAQIKDYGGIGGLKTVDIRSMGTNQVGVFYDGIQLGNAQNGQVDLGRFSLDNMEEIALYNGQKSNIFQPAKDFGSAGSIYLTTLKPKFAPDETRHLRGTIKTGSFGLFNPSALWQQKINDKVAATFSEEWTHATGRYKFVYQKVDTNRHVAYDTSAYRTNNDINAVRLEAGLNGVMNGGEWDAKVYYYQSERGLPGFVVNNKFGHTDRLWDRNFFAQGSYRKDITKQYSLMLKGKYAYDYTRFLAPDTTRFYTDNHYYQYETYFSMAHQYALTNWWTVALSGDFQWNKLNADLKEFTYPTRYTTLAAAATAVNFSRLSAQASILGTFVSEKVKQNGAPPYRQEFTPAIFVSWQPTASPAFKLRAFYKRIFRMPTFNDLYYTEIGNRYLKPEFATQYNAGFTWTRSFTDKWLTEAGLETDAYYNEVIDKIVANPGSNQVLWTMMNLGKVKIRGIDVKGKAVWQFGETLHITSRLTYTFQRAQDYSEPDKPFYKNQIMYIPRHSGSLILAADYHQWEANYSFIYTGERYNGKENIPANYVQPWYTHDISLGRQFSYKHTRFHLTAQVNNLANQFFEVVISYPMPGRNYRFILTVNI from the coding sequence ATGCGTTTCAATGAACGAACCTGTTCAGGAACAGACCTATGTCTGTACCTGGTACTGGTTATCTGCTGTTTTCCACTGACGCTCAGCGCACAGGAAAACAACAGGCACAATGGTGCAGATACCACCCGCAGCCGAAACCTGCGCGAGGTATCAGTAACAGCGCCCCGCAGTACCGGCGAGGTAAGCCCCGGGCAGAAGATGCAGGCTACTGAGATCTCCCGGCTCGGCACCCACTCCGTAGCGGACGCCATACGCTTCTTCTCCGGCGCGCAGATTAAGGACTACGGCGGCATAGGCGGCCTGAAAACAGTGGATATACGCAGCATGGGCACTAACCAGGTGGGCGTATTCTACGACGGTATACAGCTGGGAAATGCACAAAACGGGCAGGTAGACCTGGGCCGTTTCTCACTCGATAACATGGAGGAAATTGCTTTATACAACGGACAAAAAAGCAATATATTCCAGCCTGCCAAAGACTTCGGCTCTGCCGGTTCCATCTATCTCACTACGCTTAAACCTAAGTTTGCACCCGACGAAACCCGCCACCTGCGCGGAACTATCAAAACAGGATCCTTTGGCCTCTTCAATCCGTCGGCACTCTGGCAACAGAAAATCAACGATAAAGTAGCCGCTACTTTCAGCGAGGAATGGACCCATGCCACCGGCCGCTATAAATTCGTATATCAGAAAGTAGATACTAACCGTCATGTAGCATATGATACCAGTGCCTACCGTACCAATAACGATATCAATGCAGTGCGACTGGAAGCAGGCCTGAATGGCGTAATGAACGGAGGAGAATGGGATGCGAAGGTGTATTATTATCAATCAGAACGGGGACTACCAGGGTTCGTTGTCAACAACAAATTTGGCCATACAGACCGGCTCTGGGACCGGAATTTCTTCGCACAGGGCTCCTACCGGAAGGATATCACGAAACAATACAGCCTGATGCTGAAAGGCAAATACGCCTACGACTATACGCGCTTCCTGGCGCCGGATACCACCCGCTTTTATACAGACAACCACTACTACCAATATGAAACATATTTCTCTATGGCGCATCAGTATGCGCTCACCAATTGGTGGACGGTAGCTCTTTCCGGCGACTTTCAGTGGAATAAACTGAATGCCGACCTGAAAGAATTTACTTATCCTACAAGATATACGACCCTGGCGGCAGCCGCTACGGCAGTGAATTTCAGCCGGCTGAGCGCACAAGCCAGTATCCTCGGTACTTTCGTAAGTGAAAAGGTAAAACAGAATGGCGCTCCTCCCTATCGCCAGGAATTTACACCCGCCATATTTGTTTCCTGGCAGCCCACCGCTTCTCCTGCCTTTAAGCTGCGCGCCTTTTACAAGCGGATCTTCAGGATGCCCACCTTCAATGATCTCTATTATACAGAAATCGGCAACCGCTATCTGAAGCCGGAATTCGCTACCCAATATAACGCCGGCTTTACCTGGACCCGGTCGTTTACAGATAAATGGCTCACCGAAGCTGGTCTCGAAACAGATGCTTACTACAACGAAGTGATAGATAAAATAGTCGCTAATCCCGGAAGCAACCAGGTATTATGGACTATGATGAACCTGGGCAAAGTAAAAATCAGGGGCATCGATGTAAAAGGTAAAGCAGTATGGCAGTTTGGGGAAACGTTACATATTACTTCCCGGCTCACTTATACCTTCCAGCGTGCACAGGATTATTCAGAACCGGATAAGCCTTTTTATAAAAACCAGATCATGTATATCCCGCGCCATAGCGGCTCCCTGATACTGGCGGCCGATTACCATCAGTGGGAAGCCAATTACAGTTTTATTTATACGGGAGAAAGATACAATGGCAAGGAGAATATACCGGCAAACTATGTGCAGCCCTGGTATACACACGACATCTCCCTCGGCAGACAATTCAGTTATAAACATACCCGGTTCCATCTGACAGCACAGGTGAATAACCTCGCCAACCAGTTCTTTGAAGTAGTGATCAGCTACCCGATGCCTGGCAGGAACTACCGGTTCATACTAACAGTAAACATATAA
- a CDS encoding DJ-1/PfpI family protein: protein MKKIAFIIPPLVELLDLAGPAQVFTEARLQGLEIQLDFYTVEPAAVSAAGLPFGKLAMYRDARLRAGDFLFIPGFYFEGLKRRHDIETPFFHWLQHCAAQQVNICSVCNAAFILGSAGLLDNRECTTHWRSTGLLQTMFPAARVLTDVLFVKSGNIYTSAGISAGIDMALAILEELQGPLFAYEVARGLVVYHRRSSRHNQQSVYLNYRNHIHPKIHEVQDYMIAHLHHDLSVEMLAGLINVSPRNLTRIFKEATGITIVGYLTQLRLEKARTLRYNPDYTVSYIAAECGFKSARQLQRILKQSRESEK, encoded by the coding sequence ATGAAAAAGATTGCATTTATCATACCACCACTCGTAGAGCTGCTGGACCTGGCCGGACCTGCACAGGTTTTCACAGAAGCACGCCTGCAGGGACTAGAGATACAGCTGGATTTCTACACGGTGGAACCAGCGGCTGTCAGCGCAGCTGGGCTACCTTTTGGCAAGCTGGCCATGTACCGGGATGCCCGGCTCCGGGCAGGGGATTTCCTGTTCATTCCGGGCTTCTATTTTGAAGGCCTGAAAAGACGCCATGATATAGAGACACCTTTTTTTCATTGGCTGCAGCATTGTGCGGCGCAACAGGTAAATATCTGCTCGGTTTGTAATGCGGCATTCATCCTCGGCAGCGCCGGGCTGCTGGATAACCGAGAGTGCACCACACACTGGCGGAGCACCGGCCTGTTGCAAACCATGTTCCCTGCTGCCCGCGTACTGACCGATGTCTTATTCGTAAAAAGCGGGAACATCTACACCAGCGCCGGTATCAGCGCAGGGATAGATATGGCCCTGGCTATATTGGAAGAACTGCAGGGACCGTTGTTTGCCTACGAGGTTGCACGGGGCCTGGTGGTGTATCATCGCAGAAGCTCGAGGCACAACCAACAAAGTGTATACCTCAACTACCGGAATCATATCCATCCGAAAATCCACGAGGTGCAGGATTATATGATCGCCCACCTGCACCACGACTTGTCCGTGGAGATGCTGGCCGGCCTGATTAATGTAAGCCCACGGAACCTGACCCGGATATTCAAAGAAGCTACCGGCATCACCATCGTCGGTTACCTGACGCAGCTCCGGCTGGAAAAAGCGCGCACGCTCCGGTATAACCCGGATTACACCGTTAGCTACATCGCGGCCGAATGCGGCTTTAAATCGGCCCGCCAGCTACAGCGAATACTCAAACAATCCAGAGAAAGTGAAAAATAG
- a CDS encoding aminotransferase class IV, producing MAPITPYQQELNGQPIQLTDLSITAALNSGHFTAMQCRNGKIKGKRLHLRRLSSSSMLLFGCSVDDDTILGYIRHMIFPGESCSLRVHVFSTAAYPGSIRPADLQVLVIKTKPAELQAPPVSAGTAVFERFLPQVKHAGIATGLMYYKRRIQQAGFDDVLYTTASGEVSEGSIWNIGFFDGYSFVFPAAPALNGIMLQLITGGLERLDVPFQVKPIHKSALHQYKFAFLMNSIATAHPICRIDDFYFETDNDALALLKKAYAQWPWEEAG from the coding sequence ATGGCACCTATCACCCCTTATCAGCAGGAATTGAACGGACAGCCAATACAGCTGACCGACCTGTCCATTACTGCAGCATTGAATTCAGGACATTTCACCGCTATGCAGTGCAGGAATGGGAAAATAAAAGGCAAACGGCTGCACCTGCGGCGTTTGTCGTCCTCATCTATGTTACTTTTTGGCTGTAGTGTCGACGATGATACGATTCTTGGGTATATCCGCCACATGATATTCCCGGGCGAATCCTGCAGCCTCAGGGTGCATGTCTTTTCTACCGCCGCCTACCCCGGCAGTATAAGGCCCGCGGATCTGCAGGTATTGGTTATCAAAACCAAACCGGCCGAACTACAGGCCCCGCCGGTATCGGCCGGCACTGCTGTGTTTGAACGCTTTTTACCACAGGTAAAACACGCCGGTATTGCCACTGGTTTGATGTATTACAAACGCCGGATCCAGCAGGCCGGATTCGATGATGTGTTGTATACAACAGCTTCCGGTGAAGTGTCTGAGGGCTCTATCTGGAATATCGGTTTCTTCGATGGGTATTCTTTCGTTTTCCCCGCAGCCCCGGCGTTGAATGGAATTATGTTGCAGCTGATCACCGGTGGTCTGGAACGCCTCGATGTGCCGTTCCAGGTAAAACCCATCCATAAATCGGCCCTGCACCAGTACAAGTTTGCTTTCCTGATGAACTCCATAGCTACTGCCCACCCTATTTGCCGTATTGATGATTTTTATTTTGAGACAGATAACGACGCATTGGCGTTGTTAAAAAAAGCCTATGCCCAGTGGCCCTGGGAAGAAGCAGGCTAA
- a CDS encoding TetR/AcrR family transcriptional regulator, whose protein sequence is MNKAEKTRQFIVEKTAPVFNEKGYSGTSLTDMTNATGLTKGSIYGNFANKDEVALACLDHNLRKVSSIVRQEMERKTTCREKLMVYVHVYNNFLKQPFPQGGCPILNTAVEADDTHPLLKQKSADALMHWKKTITDLVEKGIADGEFSADADAEQIALTMIATIEGCIMITKLTGKAHYRNQIMQSVEKMIREL, encoded by the coding sequence ATGAACAAGGCAGAAAAAACGAGACAGTTTATAGTGGAGAAAACCGCTCCTGTTTTCAATGAAAAAGGGTATTCGGGCACTTCGCTGACAGATATGACAAACGCCACAGGTTTAACCAAAGGCAGTATATACGGCAACTTCGCGAATAAAGACGAAGTAGCGCTGGCCTGCCTGGATCACAACCTGCGGAAAGTGAGCAGCATCGTACGGCAGGAAATGGAACGCAAAACCACGTGCCGGGAAAAGCTAATGGTATACGTACATGTCTACAATAATTTCCTGAAACAGCCCTTTCCGCAGGGTGGCTGCCCTATCCTGAATACGGCAGTGGAGGCCGACGATACACATCCGTTGCTGAAACAAAAAAGTGCAGATGCATTGATGCATTGGAAGAAAACCATTACAGATCTTGTGGAGAAGGGAATTGCTGATGGTGAATTCAGTGCTGATGCTGACGCGGAACAAATTGCGCTGACGATGATTGCCACCATTGAAGGGTGTATTATGATTACGAAACTGACTGGTAAGGCGCATTATCGTAACCAGATCATGCAGTCTGTGGAAAAAATGATAAGGGAATTATAG
- a CDS encoding nuclear transport factor 2 family protein: MQRLLFFTILIFTAFRAGAQTTEDSVKTAVSNLFNAMRQADSAAAAACFAPGAMLQSISGRPGNDAVHNTTAAEFANIVARFPSQAVDERIAFAHIVVDDRLASVWAPYRLYFKGTFSHCGVDAFQLVRIEGVWKIQYIIDTRRKDNCVEEAAVK; encoded by the coding sequence ATGCAACGCCTCCTCTTCTTTACGATACTCATCTTTACCGCCTTCCGCGCCGGAGCGCAAACAACAGAAGATTCTGTCAAAACCGCTGTCAGCAACCTGTTTAATGCCATGCGCCAAGCCGACAGTGCTGCAGCTGCTGCCTGCTTTGCGCCGGGCGCTATGTTACAATCCATTTCAGGCCGCCCCGGCAACGATGCCGTACATAATACCACCGCTGCTGAATTTGCCAACATCGTTGCCAGGTTCCCGTCTCAGGCAGTTGACGAACGGATTGCATTTGCACATATCGTTGTAGACGACCGGCTGGCCAGCGTATGGGCCCCTTACCGCCTCTACTTCAAAGGAACATTTTCTCATTGCGGCGTGGATGCTTTTCAACTGGTGCGGATAGAGGGTGTATGGAAGATCCAGTATATCATTGATACCCGGCGCAAGGATAATTGCGTGGAAGAAGCAGCCGTGAAATAA
- a CDS encoding AraC family transcriptional regulator: MENYHKYLHISELERNWGFYVTTVGYCKTSKNARYPDTRQHPTDHGFSWNKGRILDGYYIVFITSGSGVVESAETSAQEVKAGSCFILFPGVWHRYRPNLLVGWEEYWVGFDGSYPQQVMNKFFNPKKPFINTGLNKELLAAFTQLLGTVSQAQIGYPQLIAGITMMILGVLNRTQLTEKTENDPESVWVSQAIFLLQHQLNNSVNIEELAGQFPISYSKFRKAFKRHTGQSPNQYHLGLRLDKAEELLKNTTLSIKEIGYHTGFESPYYFSRLFKKKFGVSPKAFRAK, encoded by the coding sequence ATGGAAAACTACCATAAATACCTGCACATTAGTGAGCTTGAACGTAATTGGGGGTTTTACGTCACCACGGTAGGTTATTGCAAAACAAGTAAGAACGCACGCTACCCGGACACCCGGCAACATCCTACAGATCATGGTTTCTCATGGAACAAGGGACGTATCCTGGACGGTTACTATATTGTATTTATCACCAGCGGCAGTGGTGTAGTTGAATCGGCGGAAACATCCGCGCAGGAGGTCAAAGCTGGTTCCTGTTTCATCCTGTTCCCGGGGGTGTGGCATCGTTACAGGCCAAACCTGCTTGTTGGCTGGGAAGAGTACTGGGTTGGGTTTGACGGGAGCTATCCCCAGCAGGTGATGAATAAATTCTTTAACCCAAAAAAACCATTCATCAATACCGGTCTGAACAAAGAGCTGCTTGCAGCGTTCACACAACTGTTAGGTACAGTGTCCCAGGCGCAGATCGGGTATCCGCAGCTCATTGCCGGGATCACCATGATGATACTGGGTGTGCTGAACAGGACCCAGCTCACGGAAAAAACCGAGAATGATCCCGAATCAGTATGGGTGTCCCAGGCAATCTTCCTCTTGCAGCACCAACTTAACAACAGCGTCAATATTGAAGAACTGGCCGGGCAGTTTCCCATCAGTTATTCCAAGTTCAGGAAAGCCTTTAAACGGCATACCGGGCAATCGCCCAATCAATACCACCTTGGCCTGCGGCTTGATAAAGCGGAGGAGCTACTGAAAAACACTACCCTGAGCATCAAAGAGATCGGCTATCATACCGGCTTTGAATCGCCTTATTATTTCTCCAGATTATTCAAGAAAAAATTCGGGGTATCGCCAAAAGCGTTCCGGGCAAAGTAG